In Georgenia soli, a genomic segment contains:
- a CDS encoding glycosyltransferase family 2 protein: MTTESPVTDAWLVVPLYNEAAVIGDVVAAARTRFPHVVCVDDGSTDGSAAAAAAAGAVVVHHPFNLGQGAALQTGMRYVLEQTDAEYLVTFDADGQHQVEDAAAMVEVARRDDLAIVFGSRFLDERTRPGLLKRLVLRTAVWVTNQSTGLRLTDAHNGLRVIRRDAASKLDLQQNRMAHATEIVLNLGRTGLPWAEYPVHVLYTDYSRGKGQSLLNSVNILVDLVFN; encoded by the coding sequence ATGACCACCGAGTCCCCCGTGACCGACGCGTGGCTCGTCGTCCCCCTGTACAACGAGGCCGCTGTGATCGGCGACGTCGTGGCCGCCGCCCGCACCCGGTTCCCGCACGTCGTCTGCGTCGACGACGGCTCGACCGACGGCTCGGCGGCAGCCGCGGCCGCCGCGGGCGCCGTCGTCGTCCACCACCCGTTCAACCTGGGGCAGGGCGCCGCGCTCCAGACCGGCATGCGTTACGTGCTGGAGCAGACGGACGCCGAGTACCTCGTGACCTTCGACGCCGACGGCCAGCACCAGGTCGAGGACGCCGCGGCGATGGTCGAGGTCGCTCGACGGGACGACCTCGCCATCGTCTTCGGCTCACGCTTCCTCGACGAGCGCACCCGCCCCGGGCTGCTCAAGCGGCTGGTGCTGAGGACGGCGGTGTGGGTCACCAACCAGTCCACCGGACTACGGCTGACCGACGCGCACAACGGTCTGCGGGTGATCCGCCGGGACGCCGCGTCGAAGCTCGACCTGCAGCAGAACCGGATGGCGCACGCCACCGAGATCGTCCTGAACCTCGGCCGTACGGGTCTGCCGTGGGCGGAGTACCCCGTGCACGTGCTGTACACGGACTACTCCCGGGGCAAGGGGCAGTCGCTGCTGAACTCCGTGAACATCCTCGTGGACCTGGTGTTCAACTAG
- a CDS encoding DUF2304 domain-containing protein: MLIQIILLVAIAVITVLLTRSTAGARHQAVRRLLLVGFVVLAALSVLFPSWLTWLARLLGVGRGADLLLYALVIAFLSSLATTYRTTSLLNRRITVLARKVALAEAALAVQEDRTSTLDDPSAPAAARPAPAADGAAPRPDAGSAREAGPAPDRQTRRELGTGRNATTGSSGTVAP; this comes from the coding sequence GTGCTGATCCAGATCATCCTGCTGGTGGCGATCGCGGTCATCACCGTGCTCCTGACGCGCTCCACCGCGGGTGCACGTCACCAGGCGGTCCGTCGCCTGCTCCTCGTGGGCTTCGTGGTCCTCGCAGCGCTGTCCGTGCTCTTCCCGAGCTGGCTGACGTGGCTGGCCAGGCTCCTCGGCGTCGGCCGCGGCGCAGACCTGCTGCTCTACGCGCTCGTCATCGCCTTCCTCAGCTCCCTCGCGACGACGTACCGGACGACGTCGCTGCTCAACCGGCGGATCACCGTGCTCGCCCGCAAGGTGGCCCTCGCGGAGGCGGCCCTGGCCGTCCAGGAGGACCGCACCTCGACGCTCGACGACCCCTCGGCGCCCGCGGCAGCCCGCCCGGCGCCCGCCGCCGACGGTGCCGCGCCCCGGCCCGACGCCGGCAGCGCCCGCGAGGCCGGCCCTGCCCCGGACCGTCAGACTCGCCGCGAGCTGGGCACCGGCCGGAACGCCACGACCGGCTCGTCTGGCACCGTGGCGCCCTGA